One genomic segment of Helianthus annuus cultivar XRQ/B chromosome 14, HanXRQr2.0-SUNRISE, whole genome shotgun sequence includes these proteins:
- the LOC110908741 gene encoding transcription repressor OFP15 has product MGRTRTLPFLPTCGSPSKTLSFRTTTGEFDDMEPSVDDVIRGLSTDRFFFNPGTTSSILEEAKPKEKEKEREKQKEKEKESVVALKESVSMMEMDSTDPFVDFKKSMQEMVEADEGLKEWENLQELLSLYLAVNDKTNHGYIIGAFVDLLLVNLGPPSKPSLCSTSSSINATQEQSILLESGGNCCSNNNNNNNKLMMMISSESPESALSFTSSFASSSGTCSSTSHFLSSCSLEDEEEEEEEEDNNGDDEDHNSPQKASVSDCHSSLKV; this is encoded by the coding sequence atgggaAGAACAAGAACCCTCCCTTTTCTTCCTACTTGTGGCAGCCCTAGTAAAACCCTATCTTTCCGTACCACCACCGGCGAGTTTGATGACATGGAGCCATCGGTAGATGATGTGATTCGTGGGTTAAGTACGGACAGATTCTTTTTCAATCCTGGAACAACAAGCTCCATACTTGAAGAAGCAAAacctaaagaaaaagaaaaggaaagggagaaacaaaaagagaaagaaaaagaaagtgtTGTGGCATTGAAAGAAAGTGTGTCAATGATGGAGATGGATTCAACTGACCCTTTTGTTGACTTTAAGAAGTCAATGCAAGAGATGGTGGAAGCTGATGAAGGGTTAAAAGAGTGGGAGAATCTTCAAGAGCTTTTGAGTTTGTATCTAGCAGTTAATGATAAAACAAACCATGGGTACATCATTGGAGCTTTTGTTGACTTGTTGTTGGTCAATCTTGGTCCTCCTTCAAAACCATCTTTATGTTCTACATCTTCATCAATCAATGCTACTCAAGAACAATCTATATTGTTGGAATCTGGTGGTAATTGttgtagtaataataataataataataataagttgatgatgatgattagtagTGAGTCACCAGAATCTGCTTTATCATTCACTTCATCATTTGCTTCTTCTTCTGGGACTTGTTCAAGTACTAGCCATTTTTTGTCATCATGTTCATtggaagatgaagaagaagaagaagaagaagaagataacAATGGAGATGATGAAGATCATAACAGTCCCCAGAAAGCTTCAGTTTCAGACTGTCATTCTTCTTTGAAAGTATGA